In Dermacentor andersoni chromosome 4, qqDerAnde1_hic_scaffold, whole genome shotgun sequence, the following proteins share a genomic window:
- the LOC126536722 gene encoding neprilysin-1-like: MSTLTTERRTTTTSTNATTSTRPRPRSWLDIIEESPNRRKIEVGLISSICLVLLIVLSLTLFVVLTLQTNPVNKAPVNLQNAVFCENATCFEQARRVMGYVEWSREPCDDFYTYACKGYHVSVANSASKYPITQGAQEQLRAAVEEVLANWHANMKPTDNFYLRYGVNLFQECMQGVTDAKEQLQSVFADMTYNHKPFFLPKSFDLEPHTLASRVGRNFWFFPLITVRKDVDLENRQRMIVHLDEPELTAPRALFDDADFQREYLQAIRDLAINLGFDNVNETGRIFKLEQMLSKGTTSSRARAPYYKKVKLGSLFLDKWNIYMYLSNVLGENMSPEDEVALRSEKYFSRFLKSLKTTEWGTVNNFIVFRLVQFLSPLLMPKESKILQFMYKYGHALRPPPSKRTRCLDIMEPYFKPLLLTAAKVTFKDTETKRAEASRAIANLKESFKRMSIKSFYPHTEQSTLNNKLRRMRIYYFYPYETKEYQYMKQWYRSWKKLQYKYGQIVKSFRNAGFEFAKSQAHKTIQDFEWKGSVFQQDPFYDADNNALYIPASLFEPPLYYGDSFLPFSIPMYGWRIGVKMFQAIDYRGRTITDSAQYRNWWGETLMARYNEVEKCFRNAHGSLKLADESELYDHIADSAVVIVLFREYKRVVQSRVGPDKDIRLRDIKQFSGDNLFFLSLAHGVCTRIFSDAAQVQKKGGKRIAQERLNMALTHWPMFKSLYECPSSAHMVPQRRCMFW, encoded by the exons ATGTCCACGCTGACCACGGAGCGGCGCACCACAACCACCAGCACCAACGCGACGACGTCGACCAGGCCGCGCCCTCGGTCATG GCTCGACATAATCGAGGAGAGTCCGAACCGGCGCAAGATCGAGGTCGGGCTCATCAGCAGCATCTGCCTGGTGCTCCTCATCGTTTTGTCCCTCACACTCTTCGTGGTGCTCACGCTGCAGACAAACC CCGTGAACAAAGCACCGGTGAACCTGCAGAACGCAGTGTTCTGCGAGAACGCCACGTGCTTCGAGCAAGCCCGTCGCGTCATGGGCTACGTGGAGTGGAGCCGCGAACCGTGTGACGACTTCTACACGTACGCGTGCAAGGGCTACCACGTGAGCGTGGCCAACTCAGCCTCCAAGTACCCCATCACGCAGGGCGCGCAGGAGCAGCTCAGGGCCGCTGTCGAGGAGGTGCTCGCCAACT GGCACGCCAACATGAAACCCACGGACAACTTCTACCTGCGTTACGGAGTGAACCTGTTCCAGGAGTGCATGCAGGGAG TGACGGACGCCAAGGAGCAGTTGCAGAGCGTGTTCGCCGACATGACGTACAACCACAAACCGTTCTTCCTGCCCAAGAGCTTCGACCTGGAGCCGCACACGCTGGCTTCGCGCGTGGGCCGCAACTTCTGGTTCTTCCCGCTCATCACCGTGCGCAAGGACGTCGACCTCGAGAACCGCCAGCGCATGATCGTCCACCTGGACGAGCCCGAACTGACGGCGCCGCGCGCCCTCTTCGACGACGCCGATTTCCAGCGAGAATACCTGCAG GCGATCCGCGACCTGGCCATCAATCTGGGCTTCGACAACGTGAACGAGACGGGGCGCATCTTCAAGCTGGAGCAGATGTTGTCCAAAGGCACCACCAGCTCTCGGGCACGGGCGCCGTACTACAAGAAGGTCAAGCTCGGCTCGTTGTTCCTGGACAAG TGGAACATCTACATGTACCTGAGCAATGTGCTCGGCGAGAACATGTCGCCCGAGGACGAAGTGGCACTTCGCTCCGAGAAGTACTTCTCGCGGTTCctcaagtctctcaagacaaccgAATG GGGCACGGTGAACAACTTCATCGTGTTCCGGCTGGTGCAGTTCCTGAGCCCGCTGCTGATGCCCAAGGAGTCCAAGATACTGCAGTTCATGTACAAGTATGGCCACGCCCTGCGGCCGCCTCCCTCCAAGCGAACCCGCTGCCTGGACATCATGGAGCCTTACTTCAAGCCGCTCCTGCTAACCGCCGCCAAGGTCACCTTCAAGGACACCGAGACCAAACGGGCCGAG GCGAGCCGCGCCATCGCCAACCTGAAGGAGTCGTTCAAGCGCATGTCCATCAAGTCGTTCTACCCTCACACGGAGCAGAGCACGCTCAACAACAAGCTCCGGCGCATGCGCATCTACTACTTCTACCCCTACGAGACCAAGGAGTACCAGTACATGAAACAGTGGTACCGCTCCTGG AAAAAGCTGCAGTACAAGTACGGCCAGATCGTCAAGAGTTTCCGGAATGCTGGCTTCGAATTCGCCAAGTCCCAAGCTCACAAGACTATCCAGGACTTCGA GTGGAAGGGCTCCGTGTTCCAGCAGGACCCGTTCTACGACGCCGACAACAACGCTCTTT ACATTCCTGCAAGCTTGTTCGAACCGCCGCTGTATTACGGAGACTCGTTCTT GCCGTTTTCAATTCCCATGTACGGCTGGCGAATTGGCGTGAAGATGTTCCAGGCCATCGACTACCGAG GCCGCACCATCACGGACAGCGCGCAGTACCGCAACTGGTGGGGCGAGACGCTGATGGCGCGCTACAACGAGGTGGAGAAGTGCTTCCGCAACGCGCACGGCTCGCTCAAGCTGGCGGACGAGTCCGAGCTGTACGACCACATCGCCGACAGCGCGGTGGTCATCGTGCTCTTCCGGGAGTACAAGCGGGTCGTCCAGTCGCGCGTCGGGCCCGACAAGGACATCCGGCTGCGGGACATCAAGCAGTTCTCCGGCGACAACCTCTTCTTCCTCTCGCTGGCGCAC GGTGTATGCACGCGGATTTTCAGCGACGCGGCGCAAGTACAGAAGAAAGGCGGGAAGCGCATTGCACAGGAGAG GCTAAACATGGCCCTGACGCACTGGCCCATGTTCAAGAGTCTCTACGAATGTCCTTCCAGCGCGCACATGGTCCCCCAGAGAAGATGCATGTTCTGGTAG